The proteins below are encoded in one region of Thermosulfurimonas marina:
- a CDS encoding riboflavin synthase, giving the protein MFTGLVEGLGRVEDLRREGEGALLLIAPPFPAEELSLGESVAVNGACLTVTRIHSGAFEVMVSPETLSRTTLGDLHRGDPVNLERALRLSDRLGGHLVTGHVDGVGRVLERRETGEFLFLRLEAPEEVARYLVEKGSVAVDGVSLTVNRVSGRTFELAIIPHTARLTTLGLRRPGDRVNLEADLIAKYVEKFLSPYRQRDLSLEFLREKGFF; this is encoded by the coding sequence GTGTTTACCGGGCTGGTGGAAGGCCTCGGCCGGGTGGAAGACCTCCGCCGGGAGGGAGAAGGGGCCCTTCTCCTCATCGCCCCTCCCTTCCCGGCGGAAGAACTCTCCTTAGGGGAAAGTGTGGCCGTAAACGGGGCCTGTCTCACCGTGACCCGCATCCATTCCGGGGCCTTTGAGGTCATGGTCTCCCCGGAGACCCTTTCCCGGACCACCCTGGGGGATCTGCACCGAGGAGACCCGGTAAATCTGGAGCGGGCCCTGCGTCTTTCGGATCGTCTGGGGGGCCATTTGGTGACCGGGCATGTGGACGGAGTGGGCCGGGTACTCGAGCGACGGGAGACCGGAGAATTCCTCTTTCTGCGTCTTGAAGCCCCGGAGGAGGTGGCCCGCTATCTGGTGGAAAAGGGCTCGGTGGCCGTAGACGGGGTAAGTCTTACCGTGAACCGGGTCTCCGGACGGACCTTTGAGCTGGCCATCATTCCCCATACCGCCCGTCTTACCACTCTGGGCCTGCGGCGCCCGGGAGATCGGGTGAACTTAGAGGCGGATCTCATCGCCAAATACGTGGAAAAGTTTCTCTCCCCTTACCGCCAGAGGGATCTCAGCCTGGAATTTCTGCGGGAGAAGGGATTTTTCTGA
- a CDS encoding CGGC domain-containing protein: MPKVLIVACGSYAETSHSCVGDWKCLSSAAEKKGPFAQYPDEVKVMGFLRCKCPGRSLVANIAMAKEKTGFEVVHLTNCLAKAQPACKNHDLDQLVQMIKEKTGAEVVIGTHDLG, encoded by the coding sequence ATGCCCAAGGTCCTTATCGTGGCCTGCGGTTCCTATGCGGAGACCTCCCATTCTTGCGTGGGAGACTGGAAGTGCCTTTCCTCCGCCGCGGAAAAGAAGGGGCCTTTTGCCCAGTACCCCGATGAGGTCAAGGTCATGGGATTTCTGCGCTGCAAGTGTCCGGGGCGGAGCCTGGTGGCCAACATCGCCATGGCCAAGGAGAAGACCGGCTTTGAGGTGGTCCATCTCACCAACTGTCTGGCCAAGGCCCAGCCGGCCTGCAAAAACCACGACCTGGACCAGCTGGTGCAGATGATCAAGGAGAAGACCGGGGCCGAAGTGGTTATCGGGACCCACGATCTGGGCTAA
- a CDS encoding 50S ribosomal protein L11 methyltransferase: MKKDQTQILLKAEVEGPEEALEEGLSLLAEDWGGCWVLSEVPLRAAFFLKDPQDLPRFEAQVRKVGLSLVRTEECPVEDWGRRFREHFRPLRVGRRLWIVPPWARGRASGEEIEIVIDPGQAFGTGQHPSTALVLETLEEFFQERPWTSVLDVGTGSGILALAAAKLGAPKVVGLDVDPVAVEEARRNATLNALDLEFSTEPLERHPGRYQLVLANISALELRRLAPALSGHLLPEGRLLLSGFLEKEIPEMLEIYRPLGFSPLRVRSKEEWGFLALVREKG; encoded by the coding sequence ATGAAGAAGGACCAAACTCAAATCCTGCTTAAGGCGGAGGTGGAGGGGCCGGAGGAGGCCCTGGAGGAAGGGCTCTCCCTCCTGGCCGAGGATTGGGGTGGGTGCTGGGTCCTCTCCGAGGTCCCCTTGCGGGCGGCCTTCTTTTTAAAAGATCCCCAAGATCTTCCCCGCTTTGAGGCCCAGGTCCGCAAGGTGGGGCTCTCTCTGGTCCGCACCGAAGAGTGCCCGGTGGAAGACTGGGGCCGGCGCTTTCGAGAGCATTTCCGGCCTCTGCGGGTAGGAAGGAGACTCTGGATCGTGCCCCCCTGGGCCCGAGGGAGGGCCAGCGGCGAAGAGATAGAGATCGTGATCGATCCCGGACAGGCCTTCGGTACCGGGCAACACCCCTCCACCGCCCTGGTGCTCGAGACCCTGGAGGAATTCTTCCAGGAAAGGCCCTGGACCTCGGTCCTCGATGTGGGAACCGGAAGCGGCATCCTGGCACTGGCCGCGGCCAAACTCGGGGCCCCGAAGGTGGTGGGCCTTGACGTGGATCCGGTGGCCGTAGAAGAGGCCCGAAGGAACGCGACCCTGAACGCCCTGGACCTTGAATTCTCCACCGAGCCCCTGGAAAGACACCCCGGAAGATACCAGCTGGTACTGGCCAATATCTCGGCCCTGGAGCTGCGGCGTCTGGCTCCCGCACTTTCCGGCCATCTTCTTCCCGAAGGACGCCTTCTCCTTTCCGGGTTTCTCGAAAAGGAGATCCCGGAGATGCTCGAAATCTATCGTCCTCTGGGGTTCAGCCCCCTGAGGGTGCGGAGCAAGGAGGAATGGGGTTTTCTTGCCCTGGTCCGGGAAAAGGGGTAG